The region CTACTCTTTAGTTTCACCATGTACATAACCACATCAATTAACCAGCACCTTCGAGATGCTTCCTTTCACATGTTTCATAATCTCCTGCCGGACTCCATTGAATCCAACATAGGGCTGGTGTCTCTCAGGGCAACAGCAGCATTGCTGTTGCTCTGTGACTCAGCTAGCTGTTGGAAGTGAGCATGAGGCCAAATGGCTGCCgatgaaaagaaagagaacacTTTGTAAGATGTGTCGATCAACATCTAAAACATCATCAATATATAGGAGAAGGTACCATCAGCGTCAAATGGATATGGGAAGAATTGCAGGTAACAGAATGAAGCAACTGTAAGACCTGGAAAGGTAAAAAAGAATGTGACAAAATCCATTTAGATATCTTGAATGGAAGGATGTTTAAAATGGTTGATAGAAGCATCTAAACTACAAACCTAAAATGCCTCCTGCAAATACATCTTGCCAGTGATGCCAGTAATCATCAACCCGAGAGACTGCCACAAGTGATGCAACAAGCAGAGGCAGAAATACTAGGCATAGTTTTGCAATATGGCCTTCACGATTAAAAGCTTTAAGTTTGCCAGCTAAGTACCACGCAAGAAAACCCAGACCAGCAAAAGCCGCTAAAGTAATGGACAAAGAATCAAAACAGATACATCAGATTGTGTACTAACACATAGAAAAAGATAACATATTATAGCCCTAAAATAGTGATTGCCAAGCCATAAGAGAACAAACTTCTGATATAGGATGCataattgaaaaacaaaatcaaatgcaCAAACAACTGGGAAGAAAACAAGAATGAGCAAAAAGAAACATTTATCTGGTGAGTTGCATTCAAATATAATTCAATTGTCAAAAATTTTTCTAGCAACTAGCTTCTCAATTGCATGGGATTTGAACTAGTAGAAAACAAGTTCACAGTTGTACATTCTCCCAGCTTTCCTACATGGTTCCCAGGAGCACATGTACACGAGATACCAAGATTGCAAGATTTGTATCAAATAATGCTCAGGTATCATAACTGAAGGAATGACAAGACTAAATAGCAGTGAtgcaaaataacaaattgGAGAAAATCCATGCAAACGTACAAAACTGATGTAAATAAATACATCATAAGCACTCAAAAGTAATGAGCAACATAAACACATAAGGCATAACTCATAGTGAAATTGATCAAATgagaaaattactttaaattaaGTCACAACATAAAAAGTAACCCTAAAGCATATGGCATCATATTTAGAGTACTATTGGTGTTCATTTCTTACCTGAAGCATGCCCGCTTGGGAAGCTCTTGTAGCCTTCCTTGATAACACTCCTTTCTCCATGGCATATGACATCACCGGTGACATTGTTGAAAttctgtaaaataaatttgtttttttttactttttaataaaataaaggatgtttaaattaatttgtaaaccTTGCTTCTTTAGAATTTTCTTGATCTAAGACGAGAAATTACATTTCCTTAAGCAAGTAAATCATTAGAGTTAATGGAACCCCATTACATCTCATATCAATATGCAAGTCCTTAACATAAATGTTTTCGATTTCTATGACGTTTGTAAACAGAAATGAACTGAACTGAACTAAGCACATGTTGATAGGAATGAACTTGCTTCGGGAGAAAATTC is a window of Oryza brachyantha chromosome 8, ObraRS2, whole genome shotgun sequence DNA encoding:
- the LOC102705833 gene encoding lipid phosphate phosphatase 2-like isoform X1, coding for MPATQLGCHTIGSHGIKLARFHLYDWIILIFLAVVYGLSNIIEPFHRFVGRDMLTDVSYPLKGNTVPFWAVPLIAIVLPWVIFGGIYFKNKNVYDLHHGILGILYSVLITAVITDAIKNGVGRPRPDFFWRCFPDGKANFNNVTGDVICHGERSVIKEGYKSFPSGHASAAFAGLGFLAWYLAGKLKAFNREGHIAKLCLVFLPLLVASLVAVSRVDDYWHHWQDVFAGGILGLTVASFCYLQFFPYPFDADAIWPHAHFQQLAESQSNSNAAVALRDTSPMLDSMESGRRL
- the LOC102705833 gene encoding lipid phosphate phosphatase 2-like isoform X2 — translated: MPATQLGCHTIGSHGIKLARFHLYDWIILIFLAVVYGLSNIIEPFHRFVGRDMLTDVSYPLKGNTVPFWAVPLIAIVLPWVIFGGIYFKNKNVYDLHHGILGILYSVLITAVITDAIKNGVGRPRPDFFWRCFPDGKNFNNVTGDVICHGERSVIKEGYKSFPSGHASAAFAGLGFLAWYLAGKLKAFNREGHIAKLCLVFLPLLVASLVAVSRVDDYWHHWQDVFAGGILGLTVASFCYLQFFPYPFDADAIWPHAHFQQLAESQSNSNAAVALRDTSPMLDSMESGRRL